One Setaria viridis chromosome 3, Setaria_viridis_v4.0, whole genome shotgun sequence DNA window includes the following coding sequences:
- the LOC117850463 gene encoding uncharacterized protein, which produces MHPLVEALVGERHQWAPAVRHAAAWAGALALAVSVASFAPEAAFVWALAGGGGGGARPACAAGTVPVPLDGGGDHVCVPARMAGRSGIDLIVPPAFAGLAVGASACFVRALAIGRRHDDY; this is translated from the coding sequence ATGCATCCGCTGGTGGAGGCGCTGGTGGGGGAGCGACACCAGTGGGCGCCGGCGGTGCGGcacgcggcggcgtgggcggggGCGCTGGCGCTCGCGGTGTCCGTGGCGTCGTTCGCGCCGGAGGCCGCCTTCGTGTGGGCGctggcggggggcggcggcggcggcgccaggccgGCGTGCGCGGCCGGGACGGTGCCCGTGCCGCTCGACGGTGGCGGGGACCACGTCTGCGTGCCTGCGCGGATGGCGGGGCGGTCCGGGATCGACCTGATCGTGCCGCCGGCGTTCGCCGGGCTCGCCGTCGGCGCGTCCGCGTGCTTCGTCAGGGCGCTCGCCAtcggccgccgccacgacgATTACTAG
- the LOC117847735 gene encoding GDSL esterase/lipase At4g28780: MATPAAVESSSATAVARALLVVLAAAALCSSAAAGEPELIISAGRSIARRHAVPAVYVFGGSLVDAGNNDFLPPPAPRAVPPNGVDLPRTVLRRTGRFTNGYNLADIIAQHVGFKKSPPAYLSLMPLSSFHLLRGRVGTNFASGGSGILNATGNGTITLCEQVQLFAKTKATIIRAGLVGRERLDSLLARSLFLISTGGNDFAAFGHGGGVPMSQAPEFIAGMVTDYLSYINELYRLGARRLVLLDILPVGCLPSQRAITANGECNDVGNYLSELFNSLLRAEMAKAVAASMPGMKYSIASLYNVFSDMIANPTLAGLREVKRGCCGSGKFNGEVDCTMGTSLCTDRGKYLFWDKVHGTQAAYRWAVLAFFHGTMRDAEPINLDQLLMAPYSSM; the protein is encoded by the exons ATGGCCACCCCAGCTGCAGTAGagtcgtcgtcggcgacggccgTCGCCCGCGCGCTCCTGGTGGTACTagccgccgcggcgctctgCTCGTCGGCGGCTGCCGGTGAGCCCGAGCTCATCATCAGCGCCGGCCGGAGCATAGCCCGGCGGCACGCGGTCCCGGCGGTGTACGTGTTCGGCGGCTCGCTGGTGGACGCCGGCAACAACGacttcctgccgccgccggcgcccagggCCGTGCCCCCGAACGGCGTCGACCTCCCGCGCACCGTCCTCCGGCGGACCGGCCGCTTCACCAACGGCTACAACCTCGCCGACATCATCG CACAACATGTGGGGTTCAAGAAGAGCCCACCGGCATACCTCTCGCTGATGCCATTGTCAAGCTTCCACCTCCTCCGAGGCCGAGTCGGCACCAACTTCGCTTCCGGCGGCTCCGGCATCCTCAACGCCACC GGTAACGGGACTATCACTCTGTGCGAACAGGTCCAGCTGTTCGCGAAGACGAAGGCGACAATCATCCGGGCCGGCCTGGTGGGCCGTGAGAGGCTGGACAGCCTGCTGGCCCGGTCCCTCTTCCTCATCAGCACCGGCGGCAATGACTTCGCCGCcttcggccatggcggcggcgttcCTATGAGCCAGGCGCCGGAGTTCATCGCCGGCATGGTCACCGATTACCTCAGCTACATCAAT GAATTGTACAGGCTAGGAGCACGGAGGTTGGTCCTGCTGGACATACTGCCGGTTGGATGCCTGCCGTCCCAGCGAGCCATCACGGCCAACGGAGAGTGCAACGACGTCGGAAACTATCTGTCGGAGTTGTTCAACTCCCTCCTCCGGGCGGAGATGGCGAAAGCCGTCGCTGCCTCCATGCCGGGGATGAAGTACTCCATTGCCAGCCTTTACAACGTGTTCTCCGACATGATCGCTAACCCAACTTTGGCTG GACTGCGTGAAGTGAAGAGAGGTTGCTGTGGCAGCGGCAAGTTCAACGGTGAGGTGGACTGCACTATGGGCACAAGCCTCTGCACAGACCGTGGCAAGTACCTTTTTTGGGACAAGGTGCATGGGACACAGGCTGCCTACCGTTGGGCTGTCCTCGCCTTCTTCCATGGGACAATGAGAGATGCGGAGCCCATCAACCTTGACCAGTTGCTTATGGCTCCTTATTCCTCCATGTGA
- the LOC117850593 gene encoding putative wall-associated receptor kinase-like 16, whose amino-acid sequence MRMLLLPLLVVALVSPAMATCQKKCGGLKIQYPFGIGRGCYLETEDGNRAFEVTCNSNGTATIEGRHELLSIDVPRGQLRVVSQVKSWCYDAASGSMGVNNVTTYDSTAFRVSGTDNMFTVIGCSMFAFIMMDDGGDHDNPYAMGCLTGCRKGARSLADGSCTSSGGCCQVPIPSSGSIRSFNVDFSDFNTSSVVASFSPPCGYAMLVEKKAFKFKRTYVTTGKLMDAASTKLPMVLDWAVGNQTCQDLRRNKRTAHACVSVNSECVDSKYGTGTGYLCNCSEGYQGNPYLPDGCKDINECEANPQCPHYSICRNTNGSFKCYELKWLLLSAGISIAVVLLGTGISFAYTIRAKRRLAAIKRLHFKQHGGYLLFEEMKSRQGQGHSFTLFTKEELEDATNKFDERYVLGRGGNGTVYRGNLKDGRVVAIKRCRVADDERQRREFGKEMLILSQVNHRNIVKIYGCCLEVEVPMLVYQFIPNGTLYELIHRDGDGDGTPPSFPVRLKIAHEAAEGLAYLHSMASPPIIHGDVKSPNILLDDNYTVKVSDFGGSVLAATDNSHLVTLVQGTRGYLDPEYMQTCRLTDKSDVYSFGVVLLELLTRRNALTMAAPEEERSLAAHFLSSMRDGKLDGLLDTWIKDEVRGDVIEMVATLAKRCLEMSGEKRPSMLEVAEELDRIRKLCLVGDDITILVSDN is encoded by the exons ATGCGGATGCTACTGCTTCCACTGCTCGTAGTCGCACTCGTCTCACCAGCCATGGCGACATGCCAGAAGAAGTGTGGCGGGTTGAAGATCCAATACCCTTTCGGTATCGGCCGCGGCTGCTACCTCGAGACCGAGGACGGCAACCGGGCCTTCGAGGTCACCTGCAACAGCAATGGCACAGCCACCATCGAAGGCCGGCACGAGCTGCTCAGCATCGACGTGCCACGTGGGCAGCTGCGCGTCGTCAGCCAAGTGAAATCGTGGTGCTACGACGCCGCCTCAGGGTCCATGGGCGTGAATAACGTCACGACATACGACTCGACAGCGTTCCGTGTCTCCGGCACCGACAACATGTTCACCGTCATTGGGTGCAGCATGTTCGCGTTCATAATGATGGATGACGGCGGTGACCATGACAATCCGTACGCGATGGGGTGCCTAACCGGGTGCCGGAAAGGCGCCCGGTCCCTGGCCGACGGCTCCTGCACCAGCTCGGGCGGCTGCTGCCAGGTTCCTATCCCGTCGTCGGGCAGCATCAGATCCTTCAACGTGGACTTCAGCGACTTCAATACCTCCAGCGTCGTCGCCAGCTTCAGCCCGCCGTGTGGCTACGCCATGCTGGTCGAGAAGAAGGCGTTCAAGTTCAAGAGGACCTacgtcaccacaggcaagctcATGGATGCCGCCAGCACAAAGCTGCCGATGGTGCTGGACTGGGCGGTGGGCAACCAGACGTGCCAGGACCTGCGGAGGAACAAGCGGACGGCGCACGCCTGCGTCAGTGTCAACAGCGAGTGTGTTGACTCCAAGTACGGCACAGGGACAGGGTATCTCTGCAACTGCTCTGAAGGGTATCAAGGAAACCCTTACCTTCCTGATGGGTGCAAAG ATATCAACGAGTGTGAGGCGAACCCACAGTGCCCTCACTATAGTATCTGTCGCAACACCAATGGAAGCTTCAAATGCTACGAACTCAAATGGCTACTG CTATCTGCAGGTATCAGTATTGCCGTGGTCCTGCTCGGAACTGGCATTTCTTTCGCATACACGATTCGGGCGAAGAGGCGGCTCGCCGCCATCAAGAGGCTGCACTTCAAGCAGCACGGCGGCTACCTCCTCTTCGAGGAGATGAAATCACGACAGGGGCAGGGACACTCCTTCACGCTGTTCACCAAGGAGGAGCTAGAGGACGCAACCAACAAGTTCGATGAGCGCTACGTGCTTGGCAGGGGCGGCAATGGCACCGTGTACCGGGGCAACCTCAAGGACGGGAGGGTTGTGGCGATCAAGCGGTGCAGGGTCGCCGATGatgagcggcagcggcgagagTTCGGCAAGGAGATGCTCATCCTTTCACAGGTGAACCACCGGAACATCGTCAAGATCTACGGGTGCTGCCTCGAGGTGGAGGTGCCCATGCTTGTCTACCAGTTCATTCCCAATGGCACCCTGTACGAGCTCATCCAccgcgatggcgatggcgatggcacGCCACCATCATTCCCGGTGCGGTTGAAGATCGCGCACGAGGCCGCCGAGGGACTGGCCTACCTGCACTCCATGGCATCGCCACCGATCATCCATGGCGATGTGAAGTCCCCCAACATTCTTCTAGATGACAACTACACCGTGAAGGTGTCCGACTTCGGTGGATCAGTGCTGGCGGCTACCGACAATTCACATCTCGTGACCTTGGTTCAAGGCACCCGTGGGTACCTTGATCCGGAGTACATGCAAACATGTAGGCTGACTGACAAGAGCGatgtgtacagcttcggcgtcgtgCTCCTCGAGCTACTCACACGAAGGAATGCGCTAACCATGGCCGCGCCAGAGGAGGAGCGGAGCCTTGCCGCACATTTCCTGTCCTCCATGAGGGACGGCAAGCTTGACGGGCTCCTGGACACATGGATCAAGGATGAAGTCAGGGGTGATGTGATCGAGATGGTAGCGACACTGGCGAAGCGGTGCCTGGAGATGTCCGGCGAGAAGAGGCCCTCCATGCTCGAGGTTGCGGAAGAGCTTGACAGGATTAGGAAGCTGTGCTTGGTAGGTGACGACATCACTATTCTTGTAAGTGATAACTGA
- the LOC117847829 gene encoding wall-associated receptor kinase 5, whose product MNLTKIPSRLINSQRNLNMGQFSIEVCLFQSFTTSLYKYVTSYYSSFASSKGITRIEEQMQLQVLLPLVITALVVSSAHPPAAAAATCQRRCGDVDIPYPFGIGRGCYLDTGEDGDRAFEVTCSGNGTATVDGFEVLGIDAHRGKLRIRSPVGSWCYDAASRSMADPVTWSYDSSAFRVSGADNRLTVLGCNAFAYMDSRDGAVENRYVLGCRAVCSGGAPSSSLGKANGSCDGTSGCCQAPIPPGIRSFEVGFFDDYKNDTSAVAGFSPCSYVVLAEAAAFEFRSAYVTTRDLKDPAGRQAPPVVLDWAVGNRTCKEAQRNTTAYACVSENSECLDSNNGPGYLCSCSKGYEGNPYLVDGCQDINECKDKAVKYPCSSHSICINTPGSFKCSELRWQVAVGVSIGVVVVAIALSCAYATKEKKRLAAVKKRHFKQHGGLLLFEEMKSKQGQLSFSLFTKEEMEEATNMFDERHVLGKGGNGTVYKGTLRDGRVVAIKRCNKLVYDERQQREFGKEMLILSQVNHRNIVKLYGCCLEVEVPMLVYQFIPNGTLYQLIHGDATPSFVVRLKIAHEAAEALAYLHSMASPPIIHGDVKSPNILLDENYTTKVSDFGASALAPTDEAHLVTLVQGTCGYLDPEYLQTCRLTDKSDVYSFGVVLLELLTRRKALALTAPEEERSLVAHFLAAMRDGRLNELLDTRIKGEVVGEVPKMVAMLSKRCLEMSSEKRPSMCEVAEELDRIRKLCHHACLGDIDDSSFLANYK is encoded by the exons ATGAACCTGACCAAAATACCCAGTCGATTAATCAATTCCCAGAGGAATTTAAACATGGGTCAATTTAGCATCGAGGTGTGTCTCTTCCAATCTTTCACAACATCTCTCTATAAATATGTTACCTCATATTATAGTTCATTTGCCTCCAGCAAAGGCATCACTAGAATAGAAGAACAAATGCAGCTGCAGGTGTTGCTTCCACTGGTCATCACCGCGCTGGTGGTGTCGTCGGCGcatccgccggcggccgcggcggcgacgtgccAGCGCCGGTGTGGCGACGTGGACATCCCGTACCCGTTCGGCATCGGCCGCGGCTGCTACCTCGACACGGGGGAGGACGGCGACCGGGCCTTTGAGGTCACCTGCAGCGGCAACGGCACCGCCACCGTCGACGGGTTCGAGGTGCTCGGCATCGACGCGCACCGCGGGAAGCTGCGGATCCGCAGCCCCGTGGGGTCGTGGTGCTACGACGCAGCGTCGCGGTCCATGGCCGACCCCGTCACCTGGTCCTACGACTCGTCGGCGTTCCGCGTCTCCGGCGCCGACAACCGGCTCACCGTCCTCGGGTGCAACGCGTTCGCGTACATGGACTCGCGCGACGGCGCCGTGGAGAACCGGTACGTGCTGGGGTGCCGCGCCGTGTGCtccggcggcgcgccgtcgtcgtcgctgggGAAGGCCAACGGTTCCTGCGACGGCACGAGCGGCTGCTGCCAGGCGCCGATCCCGCCGGGGATCAGGTCGTTCGAGGTCGGCTTCTTCGACGACTACAAGAACGAcacctccgccgtcgccggcttCAGCCCGTGCAGCTACGTCGTgctggccgaggcggcggcgttcgAGTTCCGGTCGGCGTACGTCACAACCCGCGACCTCAAGGACCCCGCCGGCCGGCAGGCTCCGCCGGTGGTGCTGGACTGGGCGGTGGGCAACCGGACGTGCAAAGAGGCGCAGAGGAACACGACGGCGTATGCCTGCGTCAGCGAAAACAGCGAGTGCCTCGACTCCAACAACGGCCCAGGATACCTGTGCAGCTGCTCCAAAGGATACGAAGGAAACCCTTACCTTGTGGATGGCTGCCAAG ATATAAATGAGTGCAAGGACAAGGCAGTGAAGTACCCGTGCTCTTCCCATAGTATTTGTATCAACACCCCGGGAAGCTTCAAATGTTCCGAGCTCAGATGGCAAGTCGCAGTTG GTGTTAGCATTGGTGTAGTAGTGGTAGCCATTGCCTTGTCCTGCGCCTATGCGACCAAAGAGAAGAAGAGGCTAGCCGCCGTCAAGAAGCGGCACTTCAAACAGCATGGTGGCCTACTCCTCTTTGAGGAGATGAAGTCAAAACAGGGGCAGCTCTCCTTCTCGCTGTTCACcaaggaggagatggaggaagcGACCAACATGTTTGACGAGCGGCATGTGCTCGGAAAGGGTGGCAATGGAACGGTATACAAGGGCACTCTCAGAGACGGGAGGGTCGTGGCAATCAAGCGGTGCAACAAGCTCGTCTACGACGAGCGACAACAGCGAGAGTTTGGAAAGGAAATGCTCATCCTATCCCAGGTCAATCACAGGAACATTGTTAAGCTCTATGGGTGCTGCCTTGAGGTGGAAGTGCCGATGTTGGTGTACCAGTTCATCCCCAATGGCACCCTGTACCAGCTCATCCATGGTGATGCCACCCCGTCATTCGTTGTACGGCTGAAGATCGCACATGAGGCGGCAGAGGCACTTGCATACCTACATTCCATGGCATCACCACCGATCATCCACGGGGATGTGAAGTCACCCAACATACTTCTTGATGAGAACTACACCACAAAGGTATCGGACTTTGGGGCATCGGCATTGGCACCGACAGACGAGGCACATCTTGTAACGTTGGTTCAAGGAACATGTGGATACCTCGATCCTGAGTATTTGCAGACGTGTCGGTTGACAGACAAGAGTGACGTGTACAGCTTTGGTGTCGTCCTCCTTGAGCTGCTCACACGAAGGAAGGCACTGGCCCTGACAGCTCCTGAGGAGGAAAGGAGCCTTGTTGCCCACTTCCTTGCAGCTATGAGGGACGGCAGACTTAATGAGCTGTTGGACACGCGGATCAAGGGTGAAGTGGTGGGTGAAGTTCCGAAGATGGTTGCAATGCTTTCTAAGCGGTGCTTGGAGATGTCTAGTGAGAAGAGGCCCTCCATGTGCGAGGTCGCGGAAGAGCTTGATAGGATAAGGAAGCTGTGTCACCATGCATGTTTAGGTGATATAGATGACTCTTCTTTTCTTGCAAATTATAAGTAA